The following proteins are co-located in the Chloroflexia bacterium SDU3-3 genome:
- a CDS encoding aminopeptidase P family protein, with amino-acid sequence MQSDLDRLMAERNIDALVVEGPDGLGSANPAYNYFVKGEHITGFVLKKRGEPAMLVHSAWEKLQAEKTGLVLVDKDRWNMREIQAKASSRLEAVVEYRRQIFTDLGIGGRVGLYGTVNAGQSFATWSLLAQVIPGLEIVAEFEKDVISQARLTKSPEEVELMREVGRRACAVMQSVVDYIQTGHAQDGGVVDAQGQPITIGMVRSYMRREMAAQGIEDPENTIFAQGHDSALPHATGDDAAQLRLGQAIVFDFFPRQIGGGYFHDMTRTFAIGYAPPELQELYDTVKGSFDLVMSEFEVGAPTKPYQDMVCKYFEDRGHPTIGSQYPIEEGYIHSLGHGIGLEVHEDFGFPSLQDRGDVIGPGVVFTVEPGLYYPGRDMGVRLEDTVYCRPDGTFESLTPFPMELVIPMK; translated from the coding sequence ATGCAGAGTGATCTTGACCGGCTGATGGCAGAGCGCAATATCGATGCGTTGGTGGTGGAGGGGCCAGATGGCCTCGGCAGCGCAAACCCAGCCTACAACTACTTTGTCAAGGGTGAGCATATCACGGGCTTCGTCCTGAAAAAGCGTGGCGAGCCAGCCATGCTGGTGCACAGCGCCTGGGAGAAGCTGCAGGCCGAGAAGACCGGCCTGGTGCTGGTGGATAAAGACCGCTGGAACATGCGCGAGATCCAGGCCAAGGCCAGCAGCCGCCTGGAGGCCGTGGTCGAGTACCGGCGGCAGATCTTCACCGATCTGGGCATCGGCGGGCGCGTGGGCCTGTACGGCACCGTGAACGCCGGGCAGAGCTTCGCCACCTGGAGCCTGCTGGCGCAGGTGATCCCAGGCCTGGAGATCGTGGCCGAGTTCGAGAAGGATGTGATCTCGCAGGCGCGGCTCACCAAATCACCCGAGGAGGTGGAGCTGATGCGCGAGGTGGGCCGACGCGCCTGCGCGGTGATGCAGAGCGTGGTGGACTACATCCAGACCGGCCACGCCCAGGATGGCGGCGTGGTGGATGCGCAGGGCCAGCCGATCACCATCGGCATGGTGCGCTCGTACATGCGGCGCGAGATGGCCGCGCAGGGCATCGAGGATCCCGAGAACACCATCTTCGCCCAGGGCCACGACAGCGCGCTGCCGCACGCCACTGGCGACGACGCGGCGCAGCTGCGGCTGGGCCAGGCGATCGTGTTCGACTTCTTCCCGCGACAGATCGGCGGCGGCTACTTCCACGACATGACGCGCACCTTCGCCATCGGCTACGCGCCGCCCGAGCTGCAGGAGCTGTACGACACGGTGAAGGGCTCGTTCGACCTAGTGATGAGCGAGTTCGAGGTGGGCGCGCCCACCAAGCCCTACCAGGACATGGTCTGCAAGTATTTCGAGGATCGCGGCCACCCGACTATCGGCAGCCAGTACCCGATCGAGGAGGGCTACATCCACTCGCTGGGCCACGGCATCGGGCTAGAGGTCCACGAGGACTTTGGCTTCCCCTCGCTACAGGATCGCGGCGACGTGATCGGGCCAGGCGTGGTGTTCACAGTCGAGCCAGGGCTGTACTACCCGGGCCGCGACATGGGCGTGCGCCTAGAGGATACGGTGTACTGCCGCCCCGACGGCACGTTCGAGAGCCTCACGCCCTTCCCCATGGAGCTTGTCATCCCCATGAAGTAG
- a CDS encoding two-component sensor histidine kinase encodes MSEATLTAPRADLTQSLREEAFLTLLRNVAVVAGILLVSGVLMASTNTRSLPITIPCGGALLGTCWLANVLRKREWYHWAVGFTLGGMVLAIVLTLLYHPLETNPFIFFTPLIVVASGLLLRPSFGFVVATGALGMVALAALMMGDGWEVLGFHFLLATTLAYMSALVGWRMAVAFLAAVDWAMDSYLKVERREAQLFESEKRLQRALLEKDFLNSQILQSNQELERARAAAEDANRLKSQFVANMSHELRTPLNAIIGFSYILGQQLKGPLNEDQLDYLKRIYDSGEHLMRLLNDILDNAKLEAGRIELRCEPLLMDAIIHETMMTATSLLRDRPVELRQAIQPDLPPIFGDRLRIAQILLNLLSNAIKFTEHGSITLRAFTIPASELPALIPSTQEAEAQWYVVVEVIDTGIGIASEHLNLIFEEYRQADATLSRRYGGTGLGLPISRRLVELHGGQLTVASTAGEGSTFRFSLPVATTVQLQTVALEQEV; translated from the coding sequence ATGAGTGAAGCAACTCTTACGGCCCCCCGTGCCGACCTTACGCAATCGCTCCGCGAGGAGGCGTTTCTGACCCTGCTGCGCAATGTCGCGGTGGTCGCAGGAATCTTGCTGGTGAGCGGCGTGCTGATGGCCAGCACCAACACGCGGTCGCTCCCGATCACCATCCCCTGCGGCGGCGCGCTGCTGGGCACATGCTGGCTGGCCAACGTGCTGCGCAAGCGCGAGTGGTACCACTGGGCGGTGGGCTTCACGCTGGGCGGCATGGTGCTGGCCATCGTGCTGACGCTGCTCTACCACCCCCTGGAGACCAACCCCTTCATCTTCTTCACGCCGCTGATCGTTGTGGCATCCGGCCTGCTGCTGCGGCCCTCGTTTGGGTTTGTGGTGGCCACCGGCGCGCTGGGCATGGTGGCGCTGGCCGCCCTGATGATGGGCGACGGCTGGGAGGTGCTGGGGTTCCACTTTCTGCTGGCCACGACGCTGGCCTACATGAGCGCACTAGTGGGGTGGCGCATGGCGGTGGCCTTCTTGGCTGCGGTCGACTGGGCCATGGACAGCTACCTGAAGGTCGAGCGCCGCGAGGCCCAGCTGTTCGAGAGCGAGAAGCGGCTGCAGCGCGCCCTGCTGGAAAAGGACTTCCTCAACAGCCAGATCCTCCAGTCCAACCAGGAGCTTGAGCGCGCGCGCGCCGCCGCCGAGGATGCCAACCGGCTGAAGTCGCAGTTTGTGGCCAATATGTCGCACGAGCTGCGCACGCCGCTGAACGCGATCATCGGCTTCTCGTACATCCTGGGCCAGCAGCTCAAGGGGCCGCTGAACGAGGATCAGCTCGACTACCTCAAGCGCATCTACGACTCGGGCGAGCACCTGATGCGGCTGCTCAACGACATCCTCGACAACGCCAAGCTGGAGGCGGGCCGGATCGAGCTGCGCTGCGAGCCGCTGCTGATGGACGCGATCATCCACGAGACCATGATGACCGCCACCAGCCTGCTGCGCGACCGCCCGGTGGAGCTGCGCCAGGCCATCCAGCCCGATCTGCCGCCGATCTTCGGCGACCGCCTGCGCATCGCGCAGATTCTGCTCAACCTGCTCTCGAACGCCATCAAGTTCACCGAGCACGGTTCTATCACCCTCCGCGCCTTCACCATCCCTGCATCCGAGCTGCCCGCGCTCATCCCCAGCACCCAGGAGGCCGAGGCCCAGTGGTATGTTGTCGTTGAGGTGATCGACACTGGCATCGGCATCGCCAGCGAGCACCTCAACCTGATCTTTGAAGAGTACCGGCAGGCCGATGCGACGCTCTCGCGGCGCTACGGCGGCACCGGCCTCGGCCTGCCGATCAGCCGTCGGCTGGTCGAGCTGCACGGCGGCCAGCTCACCGTGGCGAGCACTGCTGGCGAAGGCTCGACGTTCCGCTTCAGCCTGCCAGTTGCCACGACGGTGCAGCTGCAGACTGTGGCTCTTGAGCAGGAAGTGTAG
- a CDS encoding response regulator has protein sequence MTVQPVEEAYIILVEDDPNSYLIAEELLKHAGFKNVYHRSSGAKLIALVDALPKVDLVLLDIGLPGESGFTIIQKLRAHPKTAGTHIAAVTANIMHETRLRAKDAGFNSFISKPIRPDKITDQVRAMLEGRTFWW, from the coding sequence ATGACCGTTCAGCCCGTTGAGGAAGCCTATATCATCCTGGTGGAGGATGACCCGAACTCGTACCTAATCGCCGAGGAGCTGCTGAAGCACGCTGGCTTCAAGAACGTGTACCACCGCAGCAGCGGGGCCAAGCTGATCGCGCTGGTCGATGCGCTGCCCAAGGTCGATCTGGTGCTGCTCGACATCGGCCTGCCGGGCGAGAGCGGCTTCACGATCATCCAGAAGCTGCGCGCCCACCCCAAGACCGCCGGGACGCATATCGCCGCCGTGACGGCCAACATCATGCACGAGACGAGGCTGCGCGCCAAGGACGCGGGGTTCAACAGCTTTATCAGCAAGCCCATCCGGCCCGACAAGATCACCGATCAGGTGCGGGCCATGCTGGAGGGCCGCACCTTCTGGTGGTAG
- a CDS encoding histidine phosphatase family protein, with amino-acid sequence MKVYLIRHAESEENALDLRSRVSRADFQAVLERSFHSPLTARGTQQVQATIQRLADAKIERLYTSPMLRAATTASILGQALGLAPVVVDDLREIMPTVRSGPGKVASLRRHWIGSYTKMLWPFSRHETWASAYRRSRRAWQAITAEPAQEVAAVAHYGTISMLLLALQRSGRWRVVQRDRSNGGISIVAAR; translated from the coding sequence ATGAAGGTCTACCTCATCCGCCACGCCGAGAGCGAGGAGAACGCGCTCGACCTGCGCTCGCGGGTGAGCCGCGCCGACTTCCAGGCCGTGCTGGAGCGCTCGTTCCACTCGCCGCTGACCGCGCGCGGCACCCAGCAGGTGCAGGCCACCATCCAGCGCCTAGCCGACGCCAAGATCGAGCGGCTCTACACCAGCCCCATGCTGCGGGCCGCCACCACCGCCAGCATCCTGGGCCAGGCGCTGGGCCTCGCCCCTGTGGTGGTGGACGACCTACGCGAGATCATGCCCACCGTTCGCAGCGGGCCGGGCAAGGTAGCCTCGCTACGCCGCCACTGGATCGGCTCGTACACCAAGATGCTCTGGCCCTTCAGCCGCCACGAGACCTGGGCCAGCGCCTACCGGCGCAGCCGCCGCGCCTGGCAGGCCATCACCGCCGAGCCAGCCCAGGAGGTGGCGGCGGTGGCGCACTACGGCACGATCAGCATGCTGCTGCTAGCCCTGCAGCGCAGCGGGCGCTGGCGTGTGGTGCAGCGCGACCGCTCGAACGGCGGCATCTCGATCGTGGCGGCGCGCTAG